A single Salmo salar chromosome ssa19, Ssal_v3.1, whole genome shotgun sequence DNA region contains:
- the tnfrsf13b gene encoding tumor necrosis factor receptor superfamily member 13B produces MGLGCSEGYFWDRLVRKCLTCQMVCQQPHRHLRCIEYCVSLGCKAVPGQYYDRLLKKCLRCAAVCGSHPSECSHQCQTQQPALNGILRPVDGNAFQNHTIRGSYLPRGLPNSAILVYSLLGLCLTLLLLTLSVALLVLLRRTPRPGATQNSHTQGHEGQKGQEPNQHSQSSKDCLIDPSLLQVNSVTLSRSSSPTETCVCVHCFPDLGVPGRGEKQQRPPLTLYQQAVPQDLHSPTRAPQCGSSQRIICSPSQPSF; encoded by the exons ATGGGGTTAGGCTGTTCAGAGGGTTACTTCTGGGACCGCCTGGTCAGGAAGTGTCTGACCTGTCAGATGGTCTGCCAGCAGCCCCATCGCCACCTCAGATGCATCGAGTACTGTG tgtcTCTGGGGTGTAAGGCAGTCCCAGGGCAGTACTACGACAGGCTGTTGAAGAAGTGTCTGAGGTGTGCTGCGGTGTGTGGCAGCCATCCCTCAGAGTGTTCCCACCAGTGTCAGA CCCAACAGCCTGCCTTGAATGGAATCTTGAGGCCTGTGGATGGGAATGCCTTCCAGAACCATACCATCAGGGGCAGCTACCTACCCAGAGGCCTGCCTAACTCAGCCATCCTGGTGTACTCTCTGCTGGGCCTGTGTCTGACTCTGCTGCTGCTGACCCTGTCTGTGGCTCTGCTGGTGCTGCTGAGGAGGACCCCCCGACCAGGAGCCACACAGAACAGTCACACCCAGGGTCATGAAGGCCAAAAGGGCCAAGAGCCTAACCAGCACAGCCAGTCCTCCAAAG ACTGCCTGATAGATCCATCCCTGCTCCAGGTTAACAGTGTGACACTGAGCCGTTCGTCCAGCCCcacagagacgtgtgtgtgtgtccactgctTCCCTGACCTCGGAGTGCCTGGCAGGGGAGAGAAGCAGCAGAGACCCCCGCTCACCCTCTACCAGCAGGCTGTCCCCCAGGACCTCCACTCTCCTACCAGAGCCCCTCAGTGTGGATCATCACAGAGAATAATTTGCTCCCCCAGTCAGCCCAGCTTCTGA
- the sstr2a gene encoding somatostatin receptor type 2, with product MDPWPLLPSPPNLSLPEPLYYDSYFPGNESDLGSRNDTPDETHQAFDKTSSVVITFIYFTVCAVGLTGNTLVIYVILRYAKMKTVTNIYILNLAVADVLCMLSLPFIAMQLALVHWPFGAVLCRLVMTVDSLNQFTSIFCLMVMSVDRYLAVVHPIKSTKWRKPRVAKIINLTVWGVSLLVNLPIMIFSGLMPNNNQAWACTIVWPEPQEAYQTAFMFYTFLLGFFLPLIVICLCYLLIIIKVKSSGMRVGSTKRKRSERKVTRMVSIVVAMFVLCWLPFYVFNVTSVTGTIDTTPVLKSTFEFVVVLGYANSCANPILYAFLSDNFKKSFQNVLCLKKVAGLDEAERSDSRMERTRMVNDVTAEMHNAALLNGELQTSI from the exons ATGGATCCCTGGCCTCTCCTTCCGTCGCCCCCCAACCTCTCCCTCCCCGAGCCCCTGTACTATGACAGCTACTTCCCAGGGAACGAGTCTGACCTGGGGTCCCGGAATGACACTCCGGACGAGACCCACCAGGCCTTCGATAAGACCAGCTCTGTAGTCATCACCTTCATCTACTTCACGGTGTGCGCCGTGGGGCTGACCGGCAACACCTTGGTGATCTATGTTATCCTGCGCTACGCCAAGATGAAGACGGTGACTAATATCTATATCCTGAACCTGGCCGTGGCTGACGTCCTCTGTATGCTGAGTCTACCTTTCATCGCCATGCAGCTGGCCCTGGTCCACTGGCCCTTCGGCGCCGTGCTCTGCCGCCTGGTCATGACCGTGGACTCCCTCAACCAGTTCACCTCCATCTTCTGCCTCATGGTCATGAGCGTCGACCGCTACCTGGCTGTGGTCCACCCCATAAAGTCCACCAAGTGGCGGAAGCCACGCGTGGCTAAGATCATCAACCTGACCGTGTGGGGAGTGTCCCTGCTGGTCAACCTGCCAATCATGATCTTCAGCGGTCTGATGCCCAATAATAACCAGGCTTGGGCGTGTACCATTGTGTGGCCGGAGCCTCAGGAGGCCTATCAGACGGCCTTCATGTTCTACACCTTCCTCCTAGGTTTCTTCTTGCCGCTCATCGTCATCTGCCTCTGTTACCTGCTCATCATCATCAAG GTGAAGTCGTCAGGCATGCGCGTAGGCTCCACTAAGCGTAAGCGTTCGGAGAGGAAGGTGACCAGGATGGTGTCCATCGTAGTGGCCATGTTCGTGCTCTGCTGGCTGCCTTTCTACGTGTTCAACGTCACCTCGGTGACTGGCACCATCGACACCACACCCGTCCTCAAGAGCACCTTTGAGTTTGTGGTGGTGCTGGGCTACGCCAACAGCTGTGCCAACCCCATCCTGTACGCGTTCCTGTCAGACAACTTCAAGAAGAGCTTTCAGAACGTTCTGTGCTTAAAGAAGGTGGCGGGCCTGGATGAGGCGGAGCGCAGCGACAGCCGCATGGAGCGGACGCGCATGGTCAACGACGTCACCGCGGAAATGCACAACGCCGCGCTGCTCAATGGCGAGCTGCAGAccagtatctga